Proteins from a genomic interval of Trifolium pratense cultivar HEN17-A07 linkage group LG6, ARS_RC_1.1, whole genome shotgun sequence:
- the LOC123889667 gene encoding tRNA(His) guanylyltransferase 1-like: MANSKYEYVKCFELEDEVMFPNFIIVSINACKLHKPYDVNALNLMNSCAVAVLEEYADMVLAYGFSDEYTFVFKKTTKFYERRASKIMSIISSFFSSVFVRKWHEFFPQMELHSPPSFHGKVIPCASIDALQAYLLWRQNICHLKNQYDQCFWRLVGRGMNEREAQEFMDGAKKRDLNDILFDEFNVNYNTLDPIFRQGSCVLKTVVGDVVKYTENGAPVERKRRKIITEHSKKIAGTRFWNEQTILSKELGVFMEEINNVKPEYIRSFEFDSKLMPATWVVVRIDGCHFHRFSELHEFVKPNDDRALNLMNSCAVAVLEEFRQDIVFAYGVSDEYSFILKKSTDLYQRRASKIISAIVSFFTSTYVIRWKDFFPQSELNYPPSFDARAVCYPSAEIIRDYLSWRQVDCHINNQYNTCFWKLVASGKSKREAQRSLKGAQLQKKIEELAIDYNKLPVMFRQGSSVFWDRVDNVFIHQDNGESSESYGKVIVQHIDIIGSAFWVEHPDILDEKLHVWKKC; this comes from the coding sequence ATGGCAAACAGCAAATACGAGTATGTCAAGTGTTTTGAACTGGAGGATGAGGTGATGTTTCCCAATTTCATCATTGTTTCGATCAATGCTTGTAAACTTCACAAACCTTATGATGTAAATGCCTTGAATTTGATGAACTCTTGTGCTGTTGCGGTGCTTGAAGAGTATGCAGATATGGTTCTTGCATATGGGTTTAGTGATGAGTATACCTTTGTATTCAAGAAGACCACCAAGTTCTATGAAAGGCGCGCTAGCAAAATTATGTCcattatttcttcttttttctcatCTGTCTTTGTGAGAAAATGGCATGAATTCTTCCCACAGATGGAACTACATTCTCCTCCTTCCTTCCATGGGAAAGTCATACCTTGTGCATCTATAGATGCCCTTCAAGCATATCTTTTGTGGAGGCAAAATATCTGTCATTTGAAAAATCAATATGATCAATGCTTTTGGCGACTTGTCGGGCGCGGAATGAATGAGAGGGAAGCACAGGAGTTCATGGACGGTGCTAAGAAACGtgatttaaatgatattttatttgatgagTTCAATGTCAATTACAATACGCTGGATCCAATATTCCGACAGGGTTCCTGTGTTTTAAAGACAGTGGTAGGGGATGTGGTGAAATACACAGAAAATGGTGCTCCAGTCGAAAGGAAAAGGAGAAAGATAATCACAGAGCATTCCAAGAAAATAGCAGGCACACGATTTTGGAACGAGCAGACTATTCTTTCGAAGGAGCTTGGTGTTTTTATGGAGGAGATTAACAATGTGAAGCCAGAGTACATTAGGTCCTTTGAATTTGATAGCAAGTTGATGCCAGCTACATGGGTTGTTGTTCGGATAGATGGATGCCACTTCCACAGATTTTCAGAGTTACATGAATTTGTGAAGCCAAATGATGATAGAGCTCTTAACTTGATGAATTCATGTGCAGTGGCTGTCTTAGAAGAATTTAGGCAGGATATAGTCTTTGCTTATGGCGTTAGCGACGAGTACAGTTTCATTCTTAAGAAATCCACTGATCTTTATCAAAGGAGAGCTAGTAAAATCATCTCTGCAATTGTGTCTTTCTTCACTTCCACTTACGTGATTAGATGGAAAGATTTCTTCCCTCAAAGTGAACTAAACTACCCTCCTTCTTTCGATGCACGAGCAGTGTGTTATCCGTCTGCTGAGATTATACGGGACTATCTTTCATGGAGGCAAGTGGATTGCCACATAAACAATCAATATAACACTTGTTTCTGGAAGCTTGTTGCATCTGGAAAAAGCAAAAGGGAAGCTCAACGTAGTTTAAAGGGTGCTCAACTGCAGAAGAAAATTGAGGAATTGGCTATTGATTACAATAAATTGCCAGTGATGTTCCGACAAGGATCCTCGGTTTTTTGGGATAGAGTAGACAATGTTTTCATCCATCAGGATAATGGAGAGTCTTCTGAAAGTTATGGAAAGGTCATTGTACAACATATTGACATCATTGGATCGGCCTTTTGGGTAGAACACCCTGATATCCTTGATGAAAAGCTACATGTATGGAAGAAATGTTGA
- the LOC123889670 gene encoding pro-hevein, whose translation MGKFGIVLAVLTLGCLIATTIAEQCGRQAGGVTCPNNLCCSQYGYCGNTDDYCSPSKNCQSNCQGGGGGGGGGGESASNVRATYHYYQPEQHGWDLNAVSAYCSTWDAGKPYSWRSKYGWTAFCGPVGPRGQASCGKCLRVTNTGTGAQETVRIVDQCSNGGLDLDVGVFNRIDTDGRGYQQGHLIVNYQFVDCGNELDMINPLFSILDVKQ comes from the exons ATGGGAAAATTTGGAATAGTCCTAGCAGTATTAACATTGGGGTGCTTGATTGCAACAACAATTGCAGAACAATGTGGTAGACAAGCTGGAGGAGTAACATGTCCAAACAACCTTTGCTGCAGCCAATACGGTTACTGTGGTAACACTGATGATTACTGTTCACCTTCTAAGAACTGTCAAAGCAACTGTcaaggtggtggtggtggtggcggaGGTGGTGGTGAAAGTGCTTCTAATGTTCGTGCAACTTATCATTATTATCAACCGGAGCAACATGGATGGGACTTAAACGCTGTCAGTGCTTATTGCTCAACTTGGGATGCAGGGAAGCCTTACTCTTGGCGTAGTAAATATGGTTGGACTGCTTTTTGTGGCCCTGTTGGACCTCGTGGTCAAGCTTCTTGCGGAAAGTGTCTCCGA GTGACAAATACAGGGACAGGAGCACAGGAAACAGTGAGAATTGTAGATCAATGCAGCAATGGAGGGTTGGATTTGGATGTTGGAGTGTTTAACAGAATTGACACAGATGGCAGAGGATACCAACAAGGACATCTCATTGTAAACTATCAGTTTGTGGATTGTGGAAATGAGCTAGACATGATCAACCCTTTGTTCTCCATCCTTGATGTCAAACAATAA
- the LOC123889666 gene encoding uncharacterized protein LOC123889666, whose protein sequence is MSSKEVVFQGGEVVVENEILDQEDQFQEEGFGQNLAQLSFKKRKRLTKQLTMCGAPVDMAWERRRRQTHRRRNSIHDCDDEDLNELRGCIELGFGFNEEDGQKLCNTLPALDLYFAVNRNLSPVSTPSPTPRRATHSRTTSLITSPSGSMVDSDSWKICSPGDDPALIKTKLRHWAQAVACSVMQSQ, encoded by the exons ATGAGCAGTAAGGAAGTAGTGTTCCAGGGAGGAGAAGTAGTTGTTGAAAACGAGATCTTAGATCAGGAGGACCAATTTCAAGAAGAAGGTTTTGGTCAGAACTTGGCGCAATTGTCATTTAAGAAAAGAAAGCGTCTAACAAAGCAATTAACAATGTGCGGAGCGCCGGTTGACATGGCTTGGGAGAGAAGGAGGCGACAAACTCATCGGAGAAGGAATAGCATTCATGATTGTGACGACGAGGATCTAAATGAGCTAAGAGGATGCATTGAATTAGGATTTGGATTCAATGAAGAAGATGGACAAAAACTTTGCAATACATTACCAGCTCTTGATCTATATTTTGCCGTTAACCGAAACCTATCTCCGGTCTCCACTCCTTCACCTACACCTCGCCGCGCTACCCACAGCCGTACAACTTCATTGATTACCAGCCCTAGTGGCAGCATGGTTGATTCCGATTCTTGGAAGATTTGTAGCCCAG GGGATGACCCGGCACTTATAAAAACCAAATTAAGACACTGGGCTCAGGCTGTTGCTTGTTCAGTAATGCAGTCACAATGA
- the LOC123889663 gene encoding receptor-like protein kinase ANXUR1, protein MYSFSSNVHNMHTSILFFVVGISILLHGIQGAWTEEPGSLILGCGLDEKGAKDDDGRQWSPDNKFLAAEAGSITSKAAYQDPSLSAVVPYMSARVFTSETTYKFNVKPDKRYWLRLHFYPSLYGSYNPLDSYFSVAANGVTLLSNFSAYITCEALSQAYIDREYSLAPLNSDTLTLTFKPSDKQHGAFAFVNGIQLIPMPELFDSAALVGYPDQNVDVKTMSLQTMFRLNVGGQYVSPAQDSGLSRMWYDDTPYLYGASTGVTNQASKNVRITYPNMPQYIAPETVYSTSRSMGGDKNVNMGYNLTWVFEVDPNSMYLARLHFCDYYYSKVNEIVFNIFVNNQTAQAQADVIAWTGGKGMATYKDFVVYVQDGEGAEQLWLALHPAPETMPEYYDAILNGVEIFKLNDTDLSGPNPQPSDMLLEDQAKETGFQTHRSYDKKAVIGGAAGGAAGVAFMAAICVAVYHKKKRVPAAGSGGATHTSWLPIYGNSHTNGSKSTSGKSMASANLAAMAQGLCRYFSLQEIKQATKNFDESNVIGVGGFGKVYKGEIDNGVLVAIKRSNPQSEQGVNEFQTEIEMLSKLRHKHLVSLIGFCEEDDEMCLVYDYMALGTFREHLYKGTKPLNILTWKQRLEICIGAARGLHYLHTGAKYTIIHRDVKTTNILLDENWNAKVSDFGLSKTGPDLNAAGHVSTVVKGSFGYLDPEYFRRQQLTEKSDVYSFGVVLFEALCARPVLNPSLPKEQVSLAEWALLCNQKGTLEDIIDPNLKGTINPESLKKFVDTAEKCLSDHGTDRPSMNDLLWNLEFALNLQENKDGSTNSASRTDENEFEEINLGDNEMAKHYKNLSLGSQHDLSQDSESSESPTKIFTELVSSKGR, encoded by the coding sequence ATGTATAGTTTCTCTTCAAACGTGCATAATATGCACACAAGTATATTGTTTTTTGTAGTTGGTATCTCTATTTTGTTGCATGGCATTCAAGGTGCATGGACAGAGGAGCCAGGTTCATTGATATTGGGTTGTGGGTTGGATGAAAAGGGAGCCAAAGATGATGATGGAAGACAATGGAGTCCTGATAATAAGTTCTTGGCAGCAGAAGCTGGTTCAATCACGTCTAAAGCCGCATACCAAGACCCTTCGCTGTCCGCTGTGGTTCCATACATGTCAGCTAGAGTTTTCACATCAGAAACAACATACAAATTTAATGTTAAACCTGATAAACGTTATTGGCTCAGGCTCCATTTTTATCCATCCCTTTATGGAAGTTACAACCCATTAGATTCATATTTCTCGGTGGCAGCAAATGGGGTTACCCTCCTCAGCAATTTCAGCGCTTACATCACTTGTGAGGCCCTATCACAGGCTTACATTGATAGAGAGTATTCCCTTGCTCCTTTGaattcagatactttgactctTACATTTAAACCTTCTGACAAACAACATGGAGCTTTTGCTTTCGTCAATGGCATTCAGTTGATCCCAATGCCCGAGTTGTTTGACTCTGCTGCATTGGTCGGGTATCCCGACCAAAACGTAGACGTCAAAACCATGAGTTTGCAAACCATGTTTAGACTAAACGTTGGTGGGCAGTATGTGTCTCCAGCCCAAGATTCTGGCCTTTCGAGGATGTGGTATGATGACACACCTTACTTATATGGTGCATCCACCGGTGTCACCAACCAAGCTTCCAAGAATGTCCGAATCACCTACCCAAACATGCCACAATACATTGCTCCTGAAACTGTCTACTCCACATCAAGATCAATGGGAGGTGATAAGAACGTTAACATGGGATACAACCTCACGTGGGTTTTCGAAGTTGATCCAAATTCTATGTACCTCGCGAGGTTGCatttttgtgattattattattccaAGGTCAATGAGATTGTTTTCAATATCTTTGTCAACAATCAAACTGCACAGGCTCAAGCTGATGTTATTGCGTGGACAGGAGGTAAAGGCATGGCAACTTACAAGGATTTTGTGGTGTATGTCCAAGACGGTGAGGGGGCCGAGCAACTTTGGCTTGCACTGCATCCAGCACCTGAGACAATGCCAGAGTACTATGATGCCATACTCAATGGGGTAGAGATATTCAAGCTTAATGACACGGACTTGTCTGGCCCTAATCCTCAGCCTTCAGACATGCTTCTCGAAGATCAAGCAAAGGAAACGGGTTTCCAAACACACAGATCATATGATAAGAAAGCTGTCATTGGGGGAGCTGCTGGAGGTGCTGCAGGTGTTGCCTTTATGGCAGCAATATGCGTTGCTGTTTACCACAAGAAGAAAAGAGTTCCAGCGGCAGGGTCAGGGGGAGCCACACACACAAGTTGGCTTCCCATCTATGGAAATTCACACACAAATGGCAGTAAATCCACGTCCGGGAAGAGCATGGCCAGCGCAAACCTCGCTGCCATGGCTCAAGGTTTGTGTCGCTATTTTTCCTTGCAAGAGATAAAGCAAGCAACCAAAAATTTTGATGAGTCCAACGTTATTGGGGTTGGTGGATTTGGAAAGGTTTACAAGGGTGAAATTGATAACGGAGTGCTAGTGGCAATTAAGAGGTCAAATCCACAATCAGAACAAGGAGTCAATGAGTTCCAGACTGAGATAGAGATGCTTTCTAAGTTGAGACACAAGCATTTGGTGTCCTTGATTGGATTttgtgaggaagatgatgagatGTGCTTGGTTTATGACTACATGGCTCTTGGAACCTTTAGGGAACATTTGTATAAGGGCACCAAGCCTTTAAACATTTTAACGTGGAAGCAAAGATTAGAGATCTGCATTGGTGCTGCAAGAGGACTTCACTACCTTCACACAGGTGCCAAGTACACCATTATTCATAGAGATgtcaaaacaacaaatattctaTTGGATGAAAACTGGAATGCCAAGGTATCAGATTTTGGGTTGTCAAAAACTGGTCCAGACTTGAATGCTGCTGGCCATGTTAGTACTGTGGTGAAGGGTAGTTTTGGCTACTTGGATCCCGAGTACTTTAGGAGGCAACAGTTGACTGAAAAGTCTGATGTCTACTCATTTGGGGTCGTCCTCTTTGAAGCCCTTTGTGCCAGGCCTGTTCTGAATCCTAGTCTTCCAAAAGAACAAGTTAGTCTTGCGGAATGGGCACTGCTCTGCAACCAAAAAGGAACGCTAGAGGATATTATTGACCCCAATCTCAAGGGAACAATAAATCCAGAAAGTTTGAAGAAGTTTGTGGACACGGCTGAAAAGTGTTTGTCTGATCATGGAACTGATCGTCCCTCCATGAATGATCTGTTGTGGAATCTAGAATTTGCTCTCAACCTGCAAGAAAACAAGGATGGTTCAACTAACTCTGCATCTCGAACTGATGAAAATGAGTTTGAAGAAATAAACTTAGGAGACAACGAAATGGCAAAACATTATAAGAACCTGAGCCTTGGAAGTCAGCATGACCTTAGCCAAGATTCTGAATCCAGTGAGAGTCCGACTAAAATTTTCACAGAACTTGTTAGTTCAAAAGGGCGATGA
- the LOC123889668 gene encoding E3 ubiquitin protein ligase DRIP2-like — protein sequence MVVKVKRETLEACMTCPLCQKLLKDATTISLCLHTFCRKCIYEKLSDEEVDCCPVCEIDLGILPVEKLRPDHNLQDIRTKIFPFKHKKVQAEDQAEDQPEEVVPSIPLPAKRKERSLSSLVVSAPKVSTHTSFTGKRTKTGTRKAAGLRGCSFIPDESIKEETRDEDNLNSSTGETSKKHRSNEDTDNNIDLTEGKADLWTPLNCLVEAANRTKPSRSNLQGTAKLESPITPHGGLVMSETTTKLEPPTSAHSELHMPKTKNKSNGHKRKFGDDKDGNTLPSGPVKRKRLRPSNQKRAAASEMSASAHNRKNSPIWFTLVASEDQNGEVSLPQISACYLRIKDGTVPVSFIQKYLMKKLNLASEAEVEIMCRGQPVLPSLQMHNLVDLWFCTSSTSKKLPASVGSSAKDFVMALSYCRKTLPL from the exons ATGGTTGTTAAAGTAAAGAGAGAAACTCTTGAAGCATGCATGACATGTCCTCTTTGTCAAAAGCTTCTCAAAGATGCTACTACCATTTCTCTATGCCTTCATACTT TTTGCAGGAAGTGTATATATGAGAAGCTTTCAGATGAAGAGGTGGATTGTTGTCCGGTATGCGAAATTGATCTGGGCATTCTTCCGGTTGAAAAGCTCAG GCCCGATCACAATCTGCAAGATATTAGGACCAAAATATTCCCTTTTAAACATAAAAAGGTTCAAGCCGAAGATCAGGCCGAAGATCAACCCGAAGAAGTTGTTCCCTCAATACCGCTGCCAGCAAAAAGGAAGGAAAGATCACTTTCATCATTGGTGGTTAGTGCTCCCAAAGTTTCAACACATACTAGCTTTACAGGAAAGAGAACAAAAACTGGTACAAGAAAGGCTGCTGGTTTACGTGGATGCAGTTTTATCCCTGATGAATCCATAAAGGAAGAAACACGCGATGAAGATAATCTG AATTCTTCCACAGGTGAGACTTCTAAGAAGCATAGATCCAATGAAGATACAGACAACAATATTGACCTTACAGAGGGGAAGGCTGATCTTTGGACGCCCTTGAACTGTCTTGTTGAAGCGGCCAATAGAACAAAGCCCTCCAGGTCAAATTTACAAGGGACTGCCAAATTAGAGTCTCCAATTACTCCTCATGGTGGACTAGTGATGTCAGAAACTACAACCAAATTGGAGCCACCTACATCTGCCCATAGTGAATTACACATGCCGAAAACCAAGAACAAGAGTAATGGACATAAAAGAAAGTTTGGAGATGACAAGGATGGAAACACCTTGCCTTCAGGACCAGTGAAGCGAAAAAGGCTGCGTCCTTCTAATCAGAAGAGAGCAGCAGCATCTGAGATGTCTGCCTCAGCCCACAACAGGAAAAACAGTCCTATTTGGTTTAcattagttgcttcagaagaCCA GAATGGAGAAGTTTCCTTGCCACAGATCTCGGCTTGCTATTTAAGAATAAA GGATGGTACTGTACCCGTCTCATTTATTCAAAAGTACCTCATGAAGAAACTTAATCTTGCTAGCGAAGCAGAG GTGGAAATAATGTGCCGGGGTCAGCCTGTGCTACCATCTTTGCAAATGCATAACTTAGTTGATCTGTGGTTCTGcacatcatcaacatcaaaAAAGCTACCGGCATCTGTGGGATCTTCGGCTAAGGACTTTGTGATGGCTTTATCGTATTGTCGAAAGACCTTACCTCTTTGA
- the LOC123889665 gene encoding serine/threonine-protein phosphatase 6 regulatory ankyrin repeat subunit B, whose protein sequence is MAPDASDALAVRQIVQNFLNAARNGNLDLLKKFAEQLDEGKDLAKTVEAIKDANKRGALHFAAIEGQTEICNYLLQDLKLNIDSKDDDGETALIHAARQGHTATAKYLIDSGADVTIASTLGATALHHSAGIGDTELLEHLLSKGINPDLESDAGTPLVWAAGHAQEAAVTVLLKYGANPNAETDDGITPLLSSVAAGSVACLELLIQAGAKVNVIAGGATPLHIAADNGSLELLDSLLKAGADPNISDEDGVKPIQVAAGRGNRAAVEILFPATSKIDGITSWTVDGILEYIQSESKTQQDKLVDVKENSRPEDAVSRESNTPEVTPEAKKRAAESKSRGDEAFKRQDYHMAIDSYTQAIDLNPSDGTLLSNRSLCWIKLGQAEHALADAKACRALRPDWSKACYREGAALRLLQKFDEAANAFYEGVMLDPESKELVNAFREAVEAGKKFHGTTENKS, encoded by the exons ATGGCTCCCGATGCTTCCGATGCACTTGCAG TGAGACAGATAGTTCAAAACTTTCTCAACGCCGCTCGTAACGGAAATCTCGATCTCTTAAAAA AATTTGCTGAACAATTAGATGAGGGAAAAGATTTAGCCAAAACAGTTGAAGCAATTAAAGATGCAAACAAACGTGGTGCACTTCACTTTGCTGCTATTGAAGGACAAACCGAGATTTGTAACTATCTCTTACAGGATTTGAAGCTTAACATTGATTCTaaagatgatgatggtgaaaCTGCTCTTATTCATGCTGCACGTCAAGGACATACGGCTACCGCTAAGTATTTGATCGACTCCGGTGCTGATGTTACTATTGCCAGCACTTTAGGAGCTACTGCATTGCATCATTCGGCAGGGATAG gAGATACCGAGTTACTTGAGCATTTGCTGTCCAAAGGAATCAATCCTGACTTAGAAAGTGATGCGGGAACACCTTTGGTTTGGGCTGCTGGTCATGCTCAAGAAGCTGCTGTTACTGTTCTGTTAAAATATGGTGCAAAT CCCAATGCTGAAACTGATGATGGCATTACCCCACTCCTTTCATCTGTGGCAGCTGGTTCTGTAGCATGCTTAGAGCTGTTAATACAG GCAGGTGCTAAAGTAAATGTTATTGCGGGTGGAGCAACTCCTTTGCACATTGCAGCTGATAATGGGAGTCTAGAACTTCTAGATTCCTTATTAAAAGCTGGAGCTGATCCTAATATCTCTGATGAG GATGGTGTTAAGCCAATACAGGTTGCAGCTGGAAGGGGTAATCGTGCAGCTGTTGAGATATTGTTCCCTGCAACTTCTAAAATTGATGGTATTACTTCTTGGACTGTCGATGGGATACTAGAGTATATTCAATCAGAAAGTAAAACGCAGCAG GATAAATTGGTAGATGTTAAAGAAAATAGCCGTCCTGAGGATGCTGTTTCCCGAGAGTCAAATACCCCTGAGGTGACACCTGAAGCCAAAAAGAGAGCAGCAGAATCAAAATCAAGAGGGGACGAGGCTTTTAAAAGGCAAGACTATCATATGGCAATAGATTCCTACACACAA GCAATTGATCTGAATCCCAGCGATGGTACGTTGCTATCAAATAGAAGTCTATGTTGGATTAAGCTGGGTCAAGCCGAGCATGCTTTAGCTGATGCAAAAGCCTGTAGAGCATTAAGACCAGATTGGTCCAAAGCTTGTTATAGAGAAGGTGCAGCCTTGCGTTTGTTGCAG AAGTTTGATGAAGCTGCAAATGCTTTTTACGAGGGTGTAATGCTTGACCCCGAGAGCAAGGAGCTTGTAAATGCGTTCAG GGAAGCTGTTGAAGCTGGAAAGAAATTTCATGGCACAACTGAGAATAAATCATAG